From Quercus lobata isolate SW786 chromosome 1, ValleyOak3.0 Primary Assembly, whole genome shotgun sequence, one genomic window encodes:
- the LOC115978250 gene encoding YTH domain-containing protein ECT4-like isoform X2, giving the protein MATVAPAPSPPTADPTDLLQKLSLDSQTKTLEIPEPTKKPSTNQYGSVDSGNVLNGQVPAFERSVTPLLTDFMDPNMCYLPNTYPSTAYYYGGYDGTGNEWDDYSRYVNDGVEMPSGVYGDNGSVMYHHGYGYAPYSPYSPAASPVPTMGNDGQLYGPQHYQYPFFQPMTPTSGPYNPSPAAPQTDVSTSVAADQKPLPVEAANGNSNGITNGGGIKGNNASAPLKPAHQNSFVSNGSYGRGAVPGRGPTSNYQDGRFNFDMLRSPFPLLDGPLLSDGQPRPVSSTTIPSSFSNGNSLQSSRNQSFRPNTNYMGLHHPRPMPGMSTPGFMGRVYQPNKLYGQYGNTVRSGMGFGSHGYDSRANGRPWLVFDSKHKPRGRFGYGNENSDGLNELNKGPRFKGGPKNHKGFSPNVLAAKGQNETINATSDEEKDKTSVVPDREQYNIPDFPEEYTDAKFYIIKSYSEDDVHKSIKYNVWASTQNGNKKLHAAYQEAQEKSGDCPVFLFFSVNTSGQFVGLAEMVGPVDFEKSLEYWQQDKWNGCFPVKWHFVKDVPNSLLKHITLDNNENKPVTNSRDTQEVKLEPGLKLIKIFKEHSSKTCILDDFGFYEARQKTIQEKKAKQLQFPKQVWEGKHTDEKKERVNGELKTQNSVEAASDLIKEPIPSVQANEDPKILDNGSVAKTGDAPKGAKPVVSEKRILANGVANGC; this is encoded by the exons ATGGCCACCGTTGCTCCAGCTCCTTCTCCTCCCACCGCAGATC CTACAGATTTGCTGCAGAAATTGTCTTTGGATTCTCAGACGAAGACTCTGGAAATTCCCGAGCCTACCAAGAAG CCTTCAACTAATCAATATGGATCGGTTGATTCGGGCAATGTTTTGAATGGTCAGGTCCCAGCATTTGAGCGGTCTGTGACTCCATTACTAACTGATTTCATGGATCCTAACATGTGCTATCTTCCCAATACTTATCCATCCACTGCCTATTACTATGGAG GTTATGATGGGACTGGTAATGAGTGGGATGACTACTCAAGATATGTGAATGATGGAGTTGAGATGCCTTCT GGAGTTTACGGGGATAACGGGTCTGTTATGTATCACCATGGTTATGGATATGCACCATATAGTCCATATTCACCAGCAGCTTCTCCAGTTCCAACTATGGGTAATGATGGGCAGTTATATGGGCCTCAGCATTACCAGTATCCTTTCTTCCAGCCGATGACTCCAACTAGTGGGCCATATAACCCTAGTCCTGCTGCCCCTCAAACTGATGTTTCCACCTCTGTAGCTGCTGATCAAAAGCCGCTTCCTGTGGAAGCAGCTAATGGGAATTCTAATGGCATTACAAATGGTGGAGGCATCAAAGGGAATAATGCTTCAGCACCCTTAAAACCTGCTCATCAGAATTCGTTTGTCTCTAATGGTTCATATGGAAGGGGTGCTGTGCCAGGGCGTGGTCCTACTTCCAATTATCAGGATGGAAGATTTAATTTTGATATGTTGAGGTCACCGTTCCCATTGTTAGATGGCCCGCTACTTTCAGATGGGCAGCCTAGGCCTGTGAGCAGCACAACAATCCCTTCTTCATTTTCAAATGGCAATAGCCTTCAATCTTCTAGGAATCAAAGTTTCCGTCCAAATACTAATTACATG GGTTTGCACCATCCAAGACCGATGCCTGGAATGAGTACTCCTGGGTTTATGGGTAGGGTGTACCAACCAAACAAGTTATATGGTCAGTATGGGAATACTGTTAGATCTGGTATGGGCTTTGGATCTCATGGATATGATTCAAGAGCAAATGGACGTCCATGGTTGGTGTTTGATAGTAAGCATAAACCAAGAGGACGATTTGGCTATGGTAATGAGAACTCAGATGGTTTGAATGAACTGAACAAAGGACCTAGATTTAAGGGTGGCCCCAAAAACCATAAGGGTTTTTCACCCAATGTCTTGGCAGCAAAGGGTCAGAATGAGACAATAAATGCAACTAGTGATGAGGAGAAGGATAAGACAAGTGTTGTTCCAGATCGTGAACAGTACAACATACCAGATTTCCCAGAGGAGTATACTGAtgctaaattttatattataaagtCATACAGTGAGGATGATGTCCATAAGAGCATTAAGTATAATGTTTGGGCCAGCACACAAAATGGCAATAAGAAGCTTCATGCAGCATACCAGGAGGCTCAGGAGAAATCTGGGGATTGCCCcgtgtttcttttcttctcg GTCAATACAAGTGGGCAGTTTGTTGGCCTTGCGGAAATGGTTGGACCAGTTGATTTTGAGAAGAGTTTGGAGTATTGGCAACAAGATAAGTGGAACGGCTGCTTCCCTGTTAAGTGGCACTTTGTTAAGGATGTTCCTAACAGTTTGTTGAAGCACATTACCCTTGATAACAATGAGAACAAACCTGTGACGAACAGTAGGGACACTCAAGAG GTCAAGTTAGAGCCAGggcttaaattgattaaaatattCAAGGAGCATTCCAGCAAAACATGCATTTTGGATGACTTTGGGTTTTATGAGGCCCGCCAGAAAACAATTCAGGAGAAGAAGGCTAAGCAACTGCAGTTTCCAAAACAG GTATGGGAAGGAAAGCATACtgatgagaagaaagaaagggtAAATGGTGAACTGAAAACCCAAAATTCGGTGGAGGCTGCCTCAGATTTGATCAAGGAGCCTATCCCTTCTGTGCAGGCTAATGAGGACCCCAAGATTTTGGATAATGGTTCAGTTGCAAAAACTGGAGATGCACCAAAGGGAGCTAAACCAGTTGTGTCAGAGAAGAGGATTCTAGCTAATGGTGTTGCAAATGGTTGCTAG
- the LOC115978250 gene encoding YTH domain-containing protein ECT4-like isoform X3, with amino-acid sequence MATVAPAPSPPTADQATDLLQKLSLDSQTKTLEIPEPTKKVPAFERSVTPLLTDFMDPNMCYLPNTYPSTAYYYGGYDGTGNEWDDYSRYVNDGVEMPSGVYGDNGSVMYHHGYGYAPYSPYSPAASPVPTMGNDGQLYGPQHYQYPFFQPMTPTSGPYNPSPAAPQTDVSTSVAADQKPLPVEAANGNSNGITNGGGIKGNNASAPLKPAHQNSFVSNGSYGRGAVPGRGPTSNYQDGRFNFDMLRSPFPLLDGPLLSDGQPRPVSSTTIPSSFSNGNSLQSSRNQSFRPNTNYMGLHHPRPMPGMSTPGFMGRVYQPNKLYGQYGNTVRSGMGFGSHGYDSRANGRPWLVFDSKHKPRGRFGYGNENSDGLNELNKGPRFKGGPKNHKGFSPNVLAAKGQNETINATSDEEKDKTSVVPDREQYNIPDFPEEYTDAKFYIIKSYSEDDVHKSIKYNVWASTQNGNKKLHAAYQEAQEKSGDCPVFLFFSVNTSGQFVGLAEMVGPVDFEKSLEYWQQDKWNGCFPVKWHFVKDVPNSLLKHITLDNNENKPVTNSRDTQEVKLEPGLKLIKIFKEHSSKTCILDDFGFYEARQKTIQEKKAKQLQFPKQVWEGKHTDEKKERVNGELKTQNSVEAASDLIKEPIPSVQANEDPKILDNGSVAKTGDAPKGAKPVVSEKRILANGVANGC; translated from the exons ATGGCCACCGTTGCTCCAGCTCCTTCTCCTCCCACCGCAGATC aAGCTACAGATTTGCTGCAGAAATTGTCTTTGGATTCTCAGACGAAGACTCTGGAAATTCCCGAGCCTACCAAGAAG GTCCCAGCATTTGAGCGGTCTGTGACTCCATTACTAACTGATTTCATGGATCCTAACATGTGCTATCTTCCCAATACTTATCCATCCACTGCCTATTACTATGGAG GTTATGATGGGACTGGTAATGAGTGGGATGACTACTCAAGATATGTGAATGATGGAGTTGAGATGCCTTCT GGAGTTTACGGGGATAACGGGTCTGTTATGTATCACCATGGTTATGGATATGCACCATATAGTCCATATTCACCAGCAGCTTCTCCAGTTCCAACTATGGGTAATGATGGGCAGTTATATGGGCCTCAGCATTACCAGTATCCTTTCTTCCAGCCGATGACTCCAACTAGTGGGCCATATAACCCTAGTCCTGCTGCCCCTCAAACTGATGTTTCCACCTCTGTAGCTGCTGATCAAAAGCCGCTTCCTGTGGAAGCAGCTAATGGGAATTCTAATGGCATTACAAATGGTGGAGGCATCAAAGGGAATAATGCTTCAGCACCCTTAAAACCTGCTCATCAGAATTCGTTTGTCTCTAATGGTTCATATGGAAGGGGTGCTGTGCCAGGGCGTGGTCCTACTTCCAATTATCAGGATGGAAGATTTAATTTTGATATGTTGAGGTCACCGTTCCCATTGTTAGATGGCCCGCTACTTTCAGATGGGCAGCCTAGGCCTGTGAGCAGCACAACAATCCCTTCTTCATTTTCAAATGGCAATAGCCTTCAATCTTCTAGGAATCAAAGTTTCCGTCCAAATACTAATTACATG GGTTTGCACCATCCAAGACCGATGCCTGGAATGAGTACTCCTGGGTTTATGGGTAGGGTGTACCAACCAAACAAGTTATATGGTCAGTATGGGAATACTGTTAGATCTGGTATGGGCTTTGGATCTCATGGATATGATTCAAGAGCAAATGGACGTCCATGGTTGGTGTTTGATAGTAAGCATAAACCAAGAGGACGATTTGGCTATGGTAATGAGAACTCAGATGGTTTGAATGAACTGAACAAAGGACCTAGATTTAAGGGTGGCCCCAAAAACCATAAGGGTTTTTCACCCAATGTCTTGGCAGCAAAGGGTCAGAATGAGACAATAAATGCAACTAGTGATGAGGAGAAGGATAAGACAAGTGTTGTTCCAGATCGTGAACAGTACAACATACCAGATTTCCCAGAGGAGTATACTGAtgctaaattttatattataaagtCATACAGTGAGGATGATGTCCATAAGAGCATTAAGTATAATGTTTGGGCCAGCACACAAAATGGCAATAAGAAGCTTCATGCAGCATACCAGGAGGCTCAGGAGAAATCTGGGGATTGCCCcgtgtttcttttcttctcg GTCAATACAAGTGGGCAGTTTGTTGGCCTTGCGGAAATGGTTGGACCAGTTGATTTTGAGAAGAGTTTGGAGTATTGGCAACAAGATAAGTGGAACGGCTGCTTCCCTGTTAAGTGGCACTTTGTTAAGGATGTTCCTAACAGTTTGTTGAAGCACATTACCCTTGATAACAATGAGAACAAACCTGTGACGAACAGTAGGGACACTCAAGAG GTCAAGTTAGAGCCAGggcttaaattgattaaaatattCAAGGAGCATTCCAGCAAAACATGCATTTTGGATGACTTTGGGTTTTATGAGGCCCGCCAGAAAACAATTCAGGAGAAGAAGGCTAAGCAACTGCAGTTTCCAAAACAG GTATGGGAAGGAAAGCATACtgatgagaagaaagaaagggtAAATGGTGAACTGAAAACCCAAAATTCGGTGGAGGCTGCCTCAGATTTGATCAAGGAGCCTATCCCTTCTGTGCAGGCTAATGAGGACCCCAAGATTTTGGATAATGGTTCAGTTGCAAAAACTGGAGATGCACCAAAGGGAGCTAAACCAGTTGTGTCAGAGAAGAGGATTCTAGCTAATGGTGTTGCAAATGGTTGCTAG
- the LOC115978250 gene encoding YTH domain-containing protein ECT4-like isoform X4, translating to MATVAPAPSPPTADPTDLLQKLSLDSQTKTLEIPEPTKKVPAFERSVTPLLTDFMDPNMCYLPNTYPSTAYYYGGYDGTGNEWDDYSRYVNDGVEMPSGVYGDNGSVMYHHGYGYAPYSPYSPAASPVPTMGNDGQLYGPQHYQYPFFQPMTPTSGPYNPSPAAPQTDVSTSVAADQKPLPVEAANGNSNGITNGGGIKGNNASAPLKPAHQNSFVSNGSYGRGAVPGRGPTSNYQDGRFNFDMLRSPFPLLDGPLLSDGQPRPVSSTTIPSSFSNGNSLQSSRNQSFRPNTNYMGLHHPRPMPGMSTPGFMGRVYQPNKLYGQYGNTVRSGMGFGSHGYDSRANGRPWLVFDSKHKPRGRFGYGNENSDGLNELNKGPRFKGGPKNHKGFSPNVLAAKGQNETINATSDEEKDKTSVVPDREQYNIPDFPEEYTDAKFYIIKSYSEDDVHKSIKYNVWASTQNGNKKLHAAYQEAQEKSGDCPVFLFFSVNTSGQFVGLAEMVGPVDFEKSLEYWQQDKWNGCFPVKWHFVKDVPNSLLKHITLDNNENKPVTNSRDTQEVKLEPGLKLIKIFKEHSSKTCILDDFGFYEARQKTIQEKKAKQLQFPKQVWEGKHTDEKKERVNGELKTQNSVEAASDLIKEPIPSVQANEDPKILDNGSVAKTGDAPKGAKPVVSEKRILANGVANGC from the exons ATGGCCACCGTTGCTCCAGCTCCTTCTCCTCCCACCGCAGATC CTACAGATTTGCTGCAGAAATTGTCTTTGGATTCTCAGACGAAGACTCTGGAAATTCCCGAGCCTACCAAGAAG GTCCCAGCATTTGAGCGGTCTGTGACTCCATTACTAACTGATTTCATGGATCCTAACATGTGCTATCTTCCCAATACTTATCCATCCACTGCCTATTACTATGGAG GTTATGATGGGACTGGTAATGAGTGGGATGACTACTCAAGATATGTGAATGATGGAGTTGAGATGCCTTCT GGAGTTTACGGGGATAACGGGTCTGTTATGTATCACCATGGTTATGGATATGCACCATATAGTCCATATTCACCAGCAGCTTCTCCAGTTCCAACTATGGGTAATGATGGGCAGTTATATGGGCCTCAGCATTACCAGTATCCTTTCTTCCAGCCGATGACTCCAACTAGTGGGCCATATAACCCTAGTCCTGCTGCCCCTCAAACTGATGTTTCCACCTCTGTAGCTGCTGATCAAAAGCCGCTTCCTGTGGAAGCAGCTAATGGGAATTCTAATGGCATTACAAATGGTGGAGGCATCAAAGGGAATAATGCTTCAGCACCCTTAAAACCTGCTCATCAGAATTCGTTTGTCTCTAATGGTTCATATGGAAGGGGTGCTGTGCCAGGGCGTGGTCCTACTTCCAATTATCAGGATGGAAGATTTAATTTTGATATGTTGAGGTCACCGTTCCCATTGTTAGATGGCCCGCTACTTTCAGATGGGCAGCCTAGGCCTGTGAGCAGCACAACAATCCCTTCTTCATTTTCAAATGGCAATAGCCTTCAATCTTCTAGGAATCAAAGTTTCCGTCCAAATACTAATTACATG GGTTTGCACCATCCAAGACCGATGCCTGGAATGAGTACTCCTGGGTTTATGGGTAGGGTGTACCAACCAAACAAGTTATATGGTCAGTATGGGAATACTGTTAGATCTGGTATGGGCTTTGGATCTCATGGATATGATTCAAGAGCAAATGGACGTCCATGGTTGGTGTTTGATAGTAAGCATAAACCAAGAGGACGATTTGGCTATGGTAATGAGAACTCAGATGGTTTGAATGAACTGAACAAAGGACCTAGATTTAAGGGTGGCCCCAAAAACCATAAGGGTTTTTCACCCAATGTCTTGGCAGCAAAGGGTCAGAATGAGACAATAAATGCAACTAGTGATGAGGAGAAGGATAAGACAAGTGTTGTTCCAGATCGTGAACAGTACAACATACCAGATTTCCCAGAGGAGTATACTGAtgctaaattttatattataaagtCATACAGTGAGGATGATGTCCATAAGAGCATTAAGTATAATGTTTGGGCCAGCACACAAAATGGCAATAAGAAGCTTCATGCAGCATACCAGGAGGCTCAGGAGAAATCTGGGGATTGCCCcgtgtttcttttcttctcg GTCAATACAAGTGGGCAGTTTGTTGGCCTTGCGGAAATGGTTGGACCAGTTGATTTTGAGAAGAGTTTGGAGTATTGGCAACAAGATAAGTGGAACGGCTGCTTCCCTGTTAAGTGGCACTTTGTTAAGGATGTTCCTAACAGTTTGTTGAAGCACATTACCCTTGATAACAATGAGAACAAACCTGTGACGAACAGTAGGGACACTCAAGAG GTCAAGTTAGAGCCAGggcttaaattgattaaaatattCAAGGAGCATTCCAGCAAAACATGCATTTTGGATGACTTTGGGTTTTATGAGGCCCGCCAGAAAACAATTCAGGAGAAGAAGGCTAAGCAACTGCAGTTTCCAAAACAG GTATGGGAAGGAAAGCATACtgatgagaagaaagaaagggtAAATGGTGAACTGAAAACCCAAAATTCGGTGGAGGCTGCCTCAGATTTGATCAAGGAGCCTATCCCTTCTGTGCAGGCTAATGAGGACCCCAAGATTTTGGATAATGGTTCAGTTGCAAAAACTGGAGATGCACCAAAGGGAGCTAAACCAGTTGTGTCAGAGAAGAGGATTCTAGCTAATGGTGTTGCAAATGGTTGCTAG
- the LOC115978250 gene encoding YTH domain-containing protein ECT4-like isoform X1: MATVAPAPSPPTADQATDLLQKLSLDSQTKTLEIPEPTKKPSTNQYGSVDSGNVLNGQVPAFERSVTPLLTDFMDPNMCYLPNTYPSTAYYYGGYDGTGNEWDDYSRYVNDGVEMPSGVYGDNGSVMYHHGYGYAPYSPYSPAASPVPTMGNDGQLYGPQHYQYPFFQPMTPTSGPYNPSPAAPQTDVSTSVAADQKPLPVEAANGNSNGITNGGGIKGNNASAPLKPAHQNSFVSNGSYGRGAVPGRGPTSNYQDGRFNFDMLRSPFPLLDGPLLSDGQPRPVSSTTIPSSFSNGNSLQSSRNQSFRPNTNYMGLHHPRPMPGMSTPGFMGRVYQPNKLYGQYGNTVRSGMGFGSHGYDSRANGRPWLVFDSKHKPRGRFGYGNENSDGLNELNKGPRFKGGPKNHKGFSPNVLAAKGQNETINATSDEEKDKTSVVPDREQYNIPDFPEEYTDAKFYIIKSYSEDDVHKSIKYNVWASTQNGNKKLHAAYQEAQEKSGDCPVFLFFSVNTSGQFVGLAEMVGPVDFEKSLEYWQQDKWNGCFPVKWHFVKDVPNSLLKHITLDNNENKPVTNSRDTQEVKLEPGLKLIKIFKEHSSKTCILDDFGFYEARQKTIQEKKAKQLQFPKQVWEGKHTDEKKERVNGELKTQNSVEAASDLIKEPIPSVQANEDPKILDNGSVAKTGDAPKGAKPVVSEKRILANGVANGC, encoded by the exons ATGGCCACCGTTGCTCCAGCTCCTTCTCCTCCCACCGCAGATC aAGCTACAGATTTGCTGCAGAAATTGTCTTTGGATTCTCAGACGAAGACTCTGGAAATTCCCGAGCCTACCAAGAAG CCTTCAACTAATCAATATGGATCGGTTGATTCGGGCAATGTTTTGAATGGTCAGGTCCCAGCATTTGAGCGGTCTGTGACTCCATTACTAACTGATTTCATGGATCCTAACATGTGCTATCTTCCCAATACTTATCCATCCACTGCCTATTACTATGGAG GTTATGATGGGACTGGTAATGAGTGGGATGACTACTCAAGATATGTGAATGATGGAGTTGAGATGCCTTCT GGAGTTTACGGGGATAACGGGTCTGTTATGTATCACCATGGTTATGGATATGCACCATATAGTCCATATTCACCAGCAGCTTCTCCAGTTCCAACTATGGGTAATGATGGGCAGTTATATGGGCCTCAGCATTACCAGTATCCTTTCTTCCAGCCGATGACTCCAACTAGTGGGCCATATAACCCTAGTCCTGCTGCCCCTCAAACTGATGTTTCCACCTCTGTAGCTGCTGATCAAAAGCCGCTTCCTGTGGAAGCAGCTAATGGGAATTCTAATGGCATTACAAATGGTGGAGGCATCAAAGGGAATAATGCTTCAGCACCCTTAAAACCTGCTCATCAGAATTCGTTTGTCTCTAATGGTTCATATGGAAGGGGTGCTGTGCCAGGGCGTGGTCCTACTTCCAATTATCAGGATGGAAGATTTAATTTTGATATGTTGAGGTCACCGTTCCCATTGTTAGATGGCCCGCTACTTTCAGATGGGCAGCCTAGGCCTGTGAGCAGCACAACAATCCCTTCTTCATTTTCAAATGGCAATAGCCTTCAATCTTCTAGGAATCAAAGTTTCCGTCCAAATACTAATTACATG GGTTTGCACCATCCAAGACCGATGCCTGGAATGAGTACTCCTGGGTTTATGGGTAGGGTGTACCAACCAAACAAGTTATATGGTCAGTATGGGAATACTGTTAGATCTGGTATGGGCTTTGGATCTCATGGATATGATTCAAGAGCAAATGGACGTCCATGGTTGGTGTTTGATAGTAAGCATAAACCAAGAGGACGATTTGGCTATGGTAATGAGAACTCAGATGGTTTGAATGAACTGAACAAAGGACCTAGATTTAAGGGTGGCCCCAAAAACCATAAGGGTTTTTCACCCAATGTCTTGGCAGCAAAGGGTCAGAATGAGACAATAAATGCAACTAGTGATGAGGAGAAGGATAAGACAAGTGTTGTTCCAGATCGTGAACAGTACAACATACCAGATTTCCCAGAGGAGTATACTGAtgctaaattttatattataaagtCATACAGTGAGGATGATGTCCATAAGAGCATTAAGTATAATGTTTGGGCCAGCACACAAAATGGCAATAAGAAGCTTCATGCAGCATACCAGGAGGCTCAGGAGAAATCTGGGGATTGCCCcgtgtttcttttcttctcg GTCAATACAAGTGGGCAGTTTGTTGGCCTTGCGGAAATGGTTGGACCAGTTGATTTTGAGAAGAGTTTGGAGTATTGGCAACAAGATAAGTGGAACGGCTGCTTCCCTGTTAAGTGGCACTTTGTTAAGGATGTTCCTAACAGTTTGTTGAAGCACATTACCCTTGATAACAATGAGAACAAACCTGTGACGAACAGTAGGGACACTCAAGAG GTCAAGTTAGAGCCAGggcttaaattgattaaaatattCAAGGAGCATTCCAGCAAAACATGCATTTTGGATGACTTTGGGTTTTATGAGGCCCGCCAGAAAACAATTCAGGAGAAGAAGGCTAAGCAACTGCAGTTTCCAAAACAG GTATGGGAAGGAAAGCATACtgatgagaagaaagaaagggtAAATGGTGAACTGAAAACCCAAAATTCGGTGGAGGCTGCCTCAGATTTGATCAAGGAGCCTATCCCTTCTGTGCAGGCTAATGAGGACCCCAAGATTTTGGATAATGGTTCAGTTGCAAAAACTGGAGATGCACCAAAGGGAGCTAAACCAGTTGTGTCAGAGAAGAGGATTCTAGCTAATGGTGTTGCAAATGGTTGCTAG